In Populus alba chromosome 1, ASM523922v2, whole genome shotgun sequence, a single window of DNA contains:
- the LOC118063003 gene encoding thioredoxin-like protein CXXS1 — MAGDSQVIKTRVVRIDSEKSWDFFINQATSKECPVVVLFTACWCMPSVAMNPFFEEVASNYKHILFLSVDVDEVKEIATRMEVKAMPTFLLMMGGARVDKLVGANPDEIKRRIGGFVHTIQGYKAI; from the exons ATGGCTGGAGATTCACAGGTCATTAAGACTAGAGTTGTCAGGATAGACTCGGAGAAATCATGGGATTTCTTCATCAATCAAGCTACCAGTAAAGAATGCCCT GTGGTGGTGCTCTTTACAGCTTGTTGGTGCATGCCCTCAGTAGCCATGAATCCTTTCTTTGAGGAAGTAGCCTCGAACTATAAACATATTCTGTTTCTCTCTGTGGATGTTGATGAAGTTAAG GAGATAGCTACGAGGATGGAGGTGAAGGCCATGCCaacttttttattgatgatgggAGGCGCTAGAGTCGATAAGCTGGTGGGTGCAAATCCAGATGAGATAAAGAGAAGGATTGGTGGTTTTGTTCACACTATTCAGGGGTACAAAGCAATCTAG